The DNA segment TAAGCAAGATGATGGCAGAGGGTGACACCTGCTGCCAAGACAAGGAAACaaaggaatggataaagaatgcCAGGGCGGGAGGCACTCCTTCTGATGGGGTGGTCAGGGCGggcttccctgaggaggtgacCTGAGTAACAAGAGGAGCCTGTCATGGGAAGATCTGGGAGAAGAACATTCCAGggagagggaacagcaggtgcaaagtcCTGCAGGTAGAAATAGGCATGGATGTCTGAGCCCCAGACGGCCAGTATGGGTAGAACAGGGAGACTGAAGGAGACACAAAGtcacagaggcaggcagaggcaggatcaCGCAGGGCAggcaggccaggagtggtgggggCGGGAAGCCTAAGTCAAGGTGGCAGCCATGGGCCATTGTACGTGGCAGATGATGATACGAGAGGAATCAGAGGCACAGCCCAATTTTCTGGGGGATACACCAGAGGCTGACTGTTCTATCTCCTGAGCACAGAGGCCAGTGGAGAGCAGGTGTGTGGAGGAGGGGCTGGCAAGAGTCATGAGTGTGCTTTTGGATATGACATAAAATGAAACCTTGAATGCGGAGTGCTTCACCCAATGCCTGGTGAGCAAAGAGGGCTGTTattgctctgttttgttttgctttttgagacagagtctcgctctgtcacccaggctggagtgcagtggtgcgatcttggctcactgcaacctctgcctccaggttcaaacgattctcctgcctcagctactctcctgagtagctagaattacaggcatgcgccaccacacccggctaatttttgtatttttagtacagatggggtttcaccatgttggccagggtggtcttgatctcttgacctcgtgatccttccaccttggcctcccaaagtgctcggattacaggcgtgagccaccgggcctagccctaatttttgtatttttggtagagcccaaggtttcaccatgtcagccaggctggcctcaaactcctgacctcaagtgatcctcccgccttggcctcccaaaatgctgggattacaggcgtgagccaccgcacccggcctctaacTTTTATTATCCAGAAGGGATATCAGAGACCAAGTTAGACAGACCATTCCCTCCAGAGAGAAGTGCTCCCTCATGCCCCTACACACTGGCTAGTGCTTCCCATCAGGTGCTCAAAAGGCCTGACAGCCCTCAACACCATCTGGGATTCTAGATCTGTGTGACAGTTTCCTGAGTGACatcccctctgcctcctgccccccATTAGAGGGCAGGACCATGTCTGCCTCCATGAGTGCTGACCTCCCGGGCCTGACAGAGCAGCCCCTGATGGACAAGAGACTCCCAGAGAAGGAAGGCCCCAGCTGCCAGAGAGACCCCAGCAGGCAGGCCCCAGGCTCACCGGTTCTTGCCCGTCTCGTCCTGGAAGATCTGGTCGCAGTAGGCCATCATGCGCTCCGTGAAGGTGTACACCTGCAGGCCGGGGTACATCCTGGTGAGCTGCAGCAGCGTGCGGTAGGTGCGGCCGCCGAGCACCCGGTCCATGTGCCTGCCCTGGCCCCACACCATGTAGAGCGTGTCTCGGGCCTTCTGGAAGTAGTGTGAATAGTTGCGCAGCAGCAGCGGCACGCTTGTGTGTGAGACGACACGCAGGGTGCTGCGCTGGCCCACATCCGCCTCAAAGCCCACGGTGGGCGCCTGGTTCATGCGGAACACGCACTCGGCACTGTCGATCTCAGCACCCAGGCCTGAGCCCAGCATTTGGCCGGAGCTGGACACCACGGCACAGCTGCGGCAGGGCTCGCGGACCAGCGGctgcagggcaggcagggagaaagagacagagaggcatGAACACGCAGCTTACACCCCCTGCAGCTCCCCCTGGAATATCCACCAATCTTGCTTGATCAGGTATCGGCTTGAAGGACTGTTATGAACCCATTTTGCAGGCTGGGCAGCAGGGATGACTTTCCCGAGATCACAGTGATACCCAGTGTCAGAGCTAAGGTTCTGCACTCAGCCCCCACTTCCTCATCAGCCATATTTGTGGTCCTTATTCCTGTTGCTGCCtctgaggccctgtctctacgtAATGAGTCCTTATGAGGTTTGCTTGAGCAAATAGttataaaacacttagaacagtggCTGGCGCAGACTGGAGGTCATATAAGTATTTGTCAAGTAAACATGAACCTCAGCTCTTCAGAATCATTCTTAGGCCACTCCCTCCCCTGCACATGCCTCACCCACACTGTGCCCAGTTTCTAAGTAAGAGCAGGGTCATCAGCGCCCAGGACAGCTGTGGGACTCCCTGGTCCTGAgcctgaatcctggctctgccctctcCTAGCTATGTGGCCTGAAGCCAAGTCACCGGCCTCTGTGCGCCTCAAgtctctcatctataaaatggggaagaaaacaacatctgggccgggagcggtggctcacgcctgtaatcccagcactttgggaggccaaggtgggtgaatcacctgaggtcaggagttcgagaccagcctggtcaacatggcaaaaccccatctctactaaaaacacaaaaattagctgggcgtggtagcacacgcctgtaatcccagctactcaggagactgaggcagaagaatcccttgaacctgggaggcggaggttgcagtgagccgagattgcgccactgtactccagcctgttgACAGAGTGAGCtcttgtctaaaataaataaacaaataaaaatataaatacaaaaaaaagaaaaagaaaaagaaaacaacatctggccgggcacggtggctcacacctgtaatcccagcactctgggaggccaaggtgggtggatcacttgagatcaggagttcaagacctgcctagccaatatggtgaaaccccatctctaaaaattaaccaggtgtggtggcatgagcctgtagtcccagggcaGGGCTAGGGCAGGCACATGGACGGGGTGCTCGGCGGCCACACCTACTGCACACTGCTGC comes from the Homo sapiens chromosome 9, GRCh38.p14 Primary Assembly genome and includes:
- the ST6GALNAC4 gene encoding alpha-N-acetyl-neuraminyl-2,3-beta-galactosyl-1,3-N-acetyl-galactosaminide alpha-2,6-sialyltransferase isoform b (isoform b is encoded by transcript variant 2); translated protein: MLGSGLGAEIDSAECVFRMNQAPTVGFEADVGQRSTLRVVSHTSVPLLLRNYSHYFQKARDTLYMVWGQGRHMDRVLGGRTYRTLLQLTRMYPGLQVYTFTERMMAYCDQIFQDETGKNRRQSGSFLSTGWFTMILALELCEEIVVYGMVSDSYCREKSHPSVPYHYFEKGRLDECQMYLAHEQAPRSAHRFITEKAVFSRWAKKRPIVFAHPSWRTE